In Zingiber officinale cultivar Zhangliang chromosome 3B, Zo_v1.1, whole genome shotgun sequence, a single window of DNA contains:
- the LOC121968242 gene encoding protein IQ-domain 26-like — protein sequence MGRAARWFRNLWSGSKENKQTKDSSSTEARAEKKRWSFRKSQDSGDVTLGQNAASAAAAIEAAWFKCFYDKSKMRQSKNTIAVAAAVVHLAGNGASAAVVASHESAAAAAVRIQAAFRGYLARKAHRALKALVKLQALVRGYLVRKEAAAALHRMQALIRAQATVRAQRSRNLISDDRIFLPEIRHRRSLEKLEIDVRDRRLSTGFDGAVLARSPNIVEVDTWRAKLRPCCRNSTLSASESDVSILHSFTSPLPIQVPARISIPSRLHFPENEWWTTGKKCRLPATAHSTPRYRNDSSSPNYMTNTQSSTAKLRKRQPLSEVHLNSGISGATPMPCIHQPQEPFAWIPRRGSKE from the exons ATGGGCCGGGCGGCGAGGTGGTTCCGCAATCTTTGGAGTGGGAGTAAGGAGAACAAGCAGACTAAGGACTCCTCCAGTACTGAGGCGAGGGCGGAGAAGAAAAGATGGAGCTTTCGTAAGTCGCAGGACTCCGGCGACGTGACGTTGGGCCAGAACGCCGCTTCGGCGGCGGCGGCCATCGAGGCGGCGTGGTTCAAGTGCTTCTACGACAAAAGCAAGATGAGGCAGAGCAAGAACACGATCGCTGTGGCCGCCGCCGTGGTGCATCTCGCTGGAAATGGAGCGAGCGCCGCGGTTGTCGCCTCCCACgagtcggcggcggcggcggctgtgCGGATTCAAGCAGCTTTCAGGGGCTACTTG GCAAGGAAAGCTCACAGAGCTCTCAAGGCACTGGTCAAACTGCAAGCTTTGGTCAGAGGGTATCTTGTTCGCAAGGAAGCCGCCGCCGCTCTGCACAGAATGCAGGCGCTCATCCGAGCTCAGGCCACAGTTCGAGCTCAAAGATCCCGGAATCTGATCTCCGACGACAGAATCTTTCTACCGGAGATCCGCCATCGGAGATCCTTA GAAAAGCTCGAGATCGACGTCCGAGACCGGCGGCTCTCGACAGGCTTCGACGGGGCCGTGCTCGCCAGAAGCCCGAACATCGTTGAGGTCGACACGTGGCGTGCAAAGCTGAGACCTTGCTGCCGGAACAGTACTCTCTCTGCTTCAGAGAGCGACGTTTCTATTCTCCATTCGTTCACTTCTCCACTTCCAATTCAAGTCCCGGCCCGGATCTCGATCCCCAGCCGTCTCCACTTCCCAGAGAACGAGTGGTGGACCACCGGCAAGAAGTGCCGGCTCCCCGCCACGGCGCATAGCACGCCACGGTACAGGAATGACTCGAGCTCCCCTAACTACATGACGAACACGCAGTCGTCGACGGCGAAGCTGAGGAAGCGGCAGCCGTTGAGCGAGGTGCACCTGAACTCCGGGATTAGCGGCGCGACGCCGATGCCATGCATTCATCAACCGCAAGAGCCATTTGCATGGATTCCTCGGCGGGGAAGCAAAGAGTGA
- the LOC122056432 gene encoding acid phosphatase 1-like, giving the protein MSPFRFLHLLLILLFSYASANTYHSLLRMVPDDRVFSGSAGFRGAADGIFCDSWRLSVETNNAGHWRIIPENCLGLVEEYMNGDRYSSDSDVVGADSLSFAMTVQIEGDGKDIWIFDIDETLLSNLPYYVVHGYGSEVFNETSFDEWVDLAKAPALPTSLWLYEELLGLGFQIVLLTGRSEFQRSATEKNLLFAGYHSWERLILRQTADIGKSAVVYKSERRAELEAQGFRIHGNSGDQWSDLLGSPMTKRSFKLPNPMYCVE; this is encoded by the exons ATGTCGCCCTTCCGATTCCTTCATCTCCTCCTCATCTTGCTCTTTTCCTACGCCTCCGCCAATACCTACCACTCCCTCCTCCGGATGGTCCCCGACGACCGCGTTTTCAGCGGATCCGCTGGCTTCCGAGGAGCCGCCGATGGCATCTTCTGCGATAGCTGGAGGCTCTCTGTGGAAACTAATAACGCAGGGCATTGGAGGATCATCCCAGAAAACTGCCTCGGGTTGGTGGAGGAATACATGAACGGGGATCGGTACTCGTCGGATTCCGACGTTGTCGGCGCTGACTCTCTGTCCTTCGCCATGACTGTTCAGATTGAGGGCGATGGGAAAGACATATGGATCTTTGACATCGACGAGACGCTGCTTTCCAATCTTCCGTATTATGTGGTCCATGGATACGG ATCTGAAGTTTTCAATGAGACTTCATTTGATGAATGGGTGGACTTGGCTAAGGCTCCAGCGTTACCAACAAGTCTATGGCTATATGAAGAACTTCTTGGGCTTGGATTTCAGATAGTTCTTCTAACCGGTCGAAGTGAGTTTCAAAGAAGTGCAACCGAAAAGAATCTATTGTTCGCTGGTTACCATTCATGGGAACGACTTATTTTAAG GCAAACCGCAGACATAGGAAAGTCTGCAGTGGTCTACAAGTCAGAAAGGCGAGCAGAGCTGGAAGCGCAGGGATTCAGGATTCATGGTAACTCGGGTGATCAGTGGAGCGATCTGTTGGGGTCGCCGATGACAAAGCGCTCCTTCAAACTCCCTAATCCGATGTACTGCGTTGAATGA